One stretch of Emys orbicularis isolate rEmyOrb1 chromosome 5, rEmyOrb1.hap1, whole genome shotgun sequence DNA includes these proteins:
- the LOC135879429 gene encoding growth-regulated alpha protein-like, producing MSRTRSFAPGSPLLLLLLAACAALCRGAPMAGELRCQCLQTETAVIHPKRIANVELIPEGPHCGVPEVIATTKHGKKVCLEPTAPWVKMIITKIVNRYLPWVCGCLCCSSGPWVQL from the exons ATGAGCCGTACAAGGAGCTTCGCCCCCggcagccccctgctgctgctgctgctggcggcctgCGCCGCGCTGTGCCGGG GTGCCCCCATGGCCGGCGAGCTGCGGTGCCAGTGCCTGCAGACCGAGACGGCGGTGATCCACCCCAAGCGCATCGCCAACGTGGAGCTGATCCCCGAGGGACCCCACTGCGGGGTGCCAGAAGTCAT AGCCACCACGAAACACGGCAAGAAAGTCTGTCTGGAGCCCACCGCGCCCTGGGTCAAAATGATCATCACCAAGATCGTGAACAGGTACCtgccctgggtgtgtggctgttTGTGTTGTTCCAGCGGCCCGTGGGTGCAGCTGTAA